AGTGCAAGTTATCTAGTATATAACTAATGAACTATATGTTATGAGTATTTAAGTATGCACACATGTGTGCTAACAACAGAAATGCTCATTAGACAAAAAAGGTATACTAGTAACTGTATCATGTTACTAAATTACTCTTGTCATATTTATTCACGAACTTTTACGTTTTGgctgaaaaatttaaatattggccCAGATTGTGGTTGcaagaaaaaattataaagtaccAGTTTTGTACTAAAATTAACGACAAgtttaaatcaatgttaattcTTAGCTAAATGTCTAGAAAGAACGGATCAAACAACCGTTTTCTCTCTGGATTTTTATTGATTGACggtaaaaaatcaaatctaacGGACGTTTCTTTCATTGTTTTTCTATTGACAAATGTCCCAACTAGCTCTGTTCCAGCAATTTTGAGCAATATTTGTCCCTCGACAAATTCTGGCCACATTCCATTTGGCGGAGAAACAATGATGGATCCATGTTTCGTGCAACTTTCATCTGTAGTGTAGAAAGGGTTCTTTTTAGTACTAATCATGAAATGCCATTCAAGTGGACCATATTTttcatctgacaaaaaatctggTGCCACATCAATACTTTTAGTTTGTCCAATATGAACTTCTTCATCAATTTCGAAAAGTACGTCAAATAGACTATTACACATTTCTATTCCTCTGCGGTTAAATTTTTTCCCAGGATCATGAATACTTGGATCAAATTTCATGGAAACACCCACGCCATATGTATAATTACAAACTCTTGATGATACAACATGTGGATTGTGGCCATATATAACAGCCCCTTTTAACACTGAAAGAGACCCGTCTAATGGTATAAAAATCTCTAACGATCggaatttctttttaattgcaTGTTGTAATGTGTTGGCTTCTGAAAAACCACCTGCCATCATAATTGCACTTACATCAGAACATCTTTCATGTTTCAAAATGGATACCACTTCATCGATGATATTTCGTATggtctcagaaaaaaatatttcaactaaAGATCCTGCAAAAGATAATTTGTCTCGTTTAAGTCGTACAGTTTCACCAAATCTTGAACTTGCAATAGCTGTTGGAACGTCTGATTGTTTCATATCAAGAAACAATTCAATCAGACTTAAAGGCATGCGAATAGTTAGTGATTCCTCCTCTTCTactctaaacatttttttctttacttcaAAATCTCTCAGTAGTTGCAAGAAATCATCTCcgtgtttatttttaaactgtttcaTAACTTCCTTTCCGAAAAGTTCTTTAAGCATATTTAAGAACTGTTTGTTTATGCATTCGCCTCCCCATGGACCACCACATTCTCTATGTATTATTTTAAGCTCGCCGTTCTCTAAAACTTGTTGAGCAGAAATGTCTACGGTACCACCTATAGtatcaaaagttaaaataaattatagaaCTGGACAAATTATTGTAAAGAATATGTAAATATACGAGTATAGAAATATGTATTACTGTTGTGATCTGATTCCTTGTTCTATTgtcttcaaaataaaaaaaatacgttttAGCCACGTGTCACATTATCCTCAAAAGATTGATGAAGAAATTGTCGAAATAAacgtttttttacaaattttagtaTGAATCTATTTACTGTGACCTTTTCCTTTAACTACTGACCCAAAAATTATACCACCAAAATATGGTCTGAATGTCAGTCTATGAATAACCGTTAACCTTCAAGCACCAATACTGGTCTTATTCATCCTTTGAGACAAGATCATAccgaaattgataaaaaattgaGTTTATCAAAATCTGTTATGACATAGACCTTTGactaatttaaatcaaaagCATAAGAACAGTTACCATATCCCCTGTGGTGCGacttttggaaaaataaaagaaattgttaaattttcataatagTACCTCCAGCATCAACAACAATAAACTTTCGACCCGGATCAAAAGCTTTCAATATGAATGCACCATTTTCTCCAACTAACTTATCAACAGGTAGAAGTCTTGCGTAAACAGATACAGCTTCAGGTTCATATACCATAATAAACTTGTCACCTTTGATTCCAACCTAAAAAAACCAAatctatatgaaatatatttcaatatgtatattttattgtgtatcatgtttatggataattataaatatgaagCTTACTCTTACCAAGTAACAAATTTTTagtcatattttattaatttttttttatcaaaaactataCTTCTGCTAATACGGGTGACTTGTGTGTCTTTACTACCCATAAAGGTAAGTATATAAGCTTAATATTGTTCATTATTATCGTGGTATTTGAACTGCtcatacattttcatttatattaaacaaacaaagaattttatttttatacagacTGATATCACTAACAATTCAGGTAAAGCTAGGTAAGAGAAAGCCTAGCCACCATAGGGTGACAAACGATACAagagagacattcaaactcatagatcgaaattaaactgacaatACCGTGGCTAAATAAGAAAAAGAGAACAGACAAACACatatacacaaaacacaacatggaAAAATTAAAGACTAAGTAACATGAACCCAACTAAAAACATGGGGTGATCCGTTGCTTCGAAAGATCAAGCAGATCTTGCTCagcatgtggcacccgtcgtgttgctcaagTTAGTTCAAAACAGTCAATATGTCTCATTCGGTAGTCACATTTTTTGAAAAGGTATCGGGGTTGTAGTAATTAGGAACATATCCGCTATTATCTGAGAAACGGATATTCTATAACGGTCAAGCAACTCGTGATAGCGTCCATAATATTTACGAAGGGATtgtttcaacttcaccattttgaactcttggtttaatagcttctcTGTGGACAGCAACccctatcaaggaaatcatgataggaaaatACAAGCCCGgtaatatttactttgactGGAATGCTGCCCCAAGATTTCCCAGGTTAAACATAAAATTCTTATTGTTTTAAAGTGCAATTCGCTAAGATGTTTTTGGAATCGTAGTTTATActcaaacttatttttgtgtgtgttaatgGGTAGCTTTTGATAAGactttattgtcaaaacttcTTAGGATCCCTGAAACTCttcaaatgaaatgtatttACCTATTGTTGTTATTTCAAAACTGTAATACCGAACTCAAAATTATATTCGggttaatttgtttgaaaaaagttacaagtgttaaagtttttaaaaaaaatctttttgtacCAATTTAAGGTGACCCACGGTAGCTCGCCCGCGTCTAAAGTGCGGCTtcgcgatgaaaatttcacctaCGTTTGATTTTTTGCGTTTAAATGGCACGTAAAGACTCCTCGCTACCAAGTATTTCCTGGTATCTGGTTTTATTTTGACGTTCCTCGTCAAGTCGTTTTTTTCGGAGagagaaaatacaaatatatgtgaAGCTTAAGCTAGTGTAGTATCAAAGCCTTCTGTACCGTTATATACAATTTCGGGGATTGTTTAAATATAGTTTACCGTTTCAGCTGATTCTCTCATAAACTGTTTGGCAGAATCATTCCAGATTGCTGGTACCGACACTACCCAAAATATGTCTTCGACCGTTCCAAGCTTTCTCCAATGCATCTGCTGAATAAAATGATCTTTCAAAAAGCCAATAGCAGCAGAAAAAACAGCTTTTGCAGATATACTTTTTCCTTCAACATCTAGCAATTCAAAATCTTCTCTGATATCCTGTCAAAAGATTTGAAACACTATTCGATGCTGTTTGAGAAGAACTGCAGGATTTCGGGCGTTAAGAATTTGTTCATgaatttaaaatgttcatttacAACTCGTGTTTAATATATGACACTCAATTTCTCGCAACAACAAATAAGATATGAATTCAGCGCATTCACCTTTCTCTAAACATACTATGCTCAAATATCTCTACTAACTGAAGGTGtagatgtatatatgtttacacAAGGAAATGTCTTAATGATTGAAGGAGGAAATACAAGGAAAAATGTTGACTAAAACAAcaatgacttaaaaaaaaaaaaaaggacaaacaacTGTTATTGCCGCCATTAGTCTACGATATAAAGTTTAACGATTGACCAATTTTACTCAAGATGGTAAGTATACGGTCTGACAATGTACAAACTAGTACAATAAACAGCTGCGCAATGatcgcatgatacgcccgacctcttgtgtggaagttttatgcaataatcataaatagtttctgagaaagttttaagcaataaccatatattgtttttgagacacggcgggacatgtgaaacccccaaccctgtttggtttttttaacaaaaaactaaatatcacttaaataaaattttgaatcaaaatcaaaaagtatacagatctttagattaatataacaaagaagtgtgtaaagattaaagcaataatcataaattatttttgaaatacggcgcgacatgtaaaaaaaaactcccctgtttaacaaaatactcaataactccgaaataaagttttgaatcatcaccaaaaagtatacagatcgttagattaatataacaaagaagtgtgtaaagttttgagcaataatcataaattatttttgagataaggcacaacatgtaaaaaaaacctcccccttttttacaaaatactcaataactcaaaaacaaaattttgaatcatcaccaaaaagtatacagatattaagattaatataactaagaagtgtttaaagttttaagccatactcaagaattgtttttgagatacgatGCGACATGCGAAAAAaaacacccctgttttagttacaaagtgccgtaactcaaaaagttttaaattttattttcaccaaaaagtatacagatcatttgaccatcataagaaacaaccattttaagtttcatgaaatttggataagtcgttctcaagttacgttgcgacatgtttacgccggacagacagacagacggacagacagacagacagacagacagacagacagacagacagacagacagacagacagacagacagacagacagacagacggacggacggacggacggaaggACACCgaacatttgtataccataatacgtcccgtcaaaattttgacgggcgtataaaaaagaaattgctTCCATTCACAGGATCAAAATCCAAAATAATGAGACATTACGGATTCAAAATTACATACACTAaacattttttcacattttttcttCTATTGAATTGTAAGCCATGGATTTGTATTTGTTGGTatgacatttaaaattcaacGTTTGCTGATAATTTGCATCGAAAGACATATCCATTTCTATGTACCAACAATCCGGCAGATCCTGCATACGGAGTGTATCTCCCAATTAATACGATATTCACGtgttttttatttcctattatGCAATCATCGTTCGTAAACTTGTACAATGCTTTCACGATTTGGTTGACCGTAATGGAATATGCGCTTCACAGATGATAGCGGATATACTAGTATTCATAATG
The genomic region above belongs to Mytilus trossulus isolate FHL-02 chromosome 7, PNRI_Mtr1.1.1.hap1, whole genome shotgun sequence and contains:
- the LOC134726674 gene encoding heat shock 70 kDa protein 12A-like, which gives rise to MQLYSAVNAGEDIREDFELLDVEGKSISAKAVFSAAIGFLKDHFIQQMHWRKLGTVEDIFWVVSVPAIWNDSAKQFMRESAETVGIKGDKFIMVYEPEAVSVYARLLPVDKLVGENGAFILKAFDPGRKFIVVDAGGGTVDISAQQVLENGELKIIHRECGGPWGGECINKQFLNMLKELFGKEVMKQFKNKHGDDFLQLLRDFEVKKKMFRVEEEESLTIRMPLSLIELFLDMKQSDVPTAIASSRFGETVRLKRDKLSFAGSLVEIFFSETIRNIIDEVVSILKHERCSDVSAIMMAGGFSEANTLQHAIKKKFRSLEIFIPLDGSLSVLKGAVIYGHNPHVVSSRVCNYTYGVGVSMKFDPSIHDPGKKFNRRGIEMCNSLFDVLFEIDEEVHIGQTKSIDVAPDFLSDEKYGPLEWHFMISTKKNPFYTTDESCTKHGSIIVSPPNGMWPEFVEGQILLKIAGTELVGTFVNRKTMKETSVRFDFLPSINKNPERKRLFDPFFLDI